The Prosthecobacter fusiformis genomic sequence AAGATCAAAGGCGCGCACGTTTGAGCGGGCGTCCTTGAGGTATTCGCACAGGAGTTGATCACCGACGATGGAGACGCCATCCAGTTTGTCCGCCGTATGTGGCAGGATTTCGCGCCAGTTTTCACGAGCGGGTTGGGTCACATCAATGGCGATGACGCGGTAGCGGGGGGCATCCAGATCCGTGCGGAAATAAAAGAGGCTGCCGACGTTATCGATGAAACCGTAGGAAGCATCGAAGTCATTGAGCAGTTCGATGACCTTGCCATCAGGTGCGTCCAGGTCCTGGTAAAAGATGCGCTTCTTCGGGTCCGTGCCTTCGGTGACGGTGAAGGTGAGGTAACGCCCGTCGTCGGTGACGTAGGCGTGCAGGCCCCAGTCCGGCTGGTCCGGGCGTTCATAGACCAGGCGGTCCTCGCTTTGCGGGGTGCCCAGCTTGTGGAAATACACCTTCTGGTTTTTGTTCGCCTCGGTCAGGGCCGCACCCTCTTTCGGCTGCGGGTAGCGGCTGTAATAAAATCCGCTGCTGTCCTTGGCCCAGGAGGCACCGCTGAATTTGATCCACTCCAGTACGTCCTCGCGGTCCTCGCCGGTATCGATGTCCTTCACGCGAAATTCCTGCCAGTCGCTGCCTGCCTTGGACAGGCCATAGACGAGCAGTTTTCCATTCGGACTCGGAGCCGTTTCCGTCAGGGAAGTGGTGCCATCTTTAGATAGCGTGTTCGGGTCTAACAAAATGCGTGGTTCCGAATCCAGGGATTCGGTCACGTAAAAAACGCTCTGGTTTTGCAGTCCTGAATTGCGGTTGAAGAACCAGCGGCCGCCTTCCTCGAAGGGGGCTCCCACGCGCTCGTAGTTCCACAGTTTTTCCAGACGGGAGCGCAGTTCGTCGCGTTTTGGTAGCTTGTTGAGATAACCAAAAGTCACTTCATTCTGGGCTTTGACCCAGGCCTTGGTTTCCTCGCTGTTGTCATCTTCCAGCCAGCGGTAGGGATCAGCGATCCGGGTGCCATGGTAGTCGTCAAAGACGGATGCATCCTGGCGGGTGTCGGGATATTTCAAAGGCTGGGCAAAGGCGGTGGCAGACATCAGGCAGAAAAAGAGCGTTTTCATGACTACGAACACAGGGGCTAAAAGGATAAACGCACGAAGCGGGCTTCCACTTCGTGCGTTTCCTAAAGTCAAACAGGGCTTACCAGACGGGCTTCAAATATCCCAGGTAACCCATCGTGGCACCGATGAATGCGGCCAGGACGACCACCACCACAGGCTTCACCACGCGGCGTTTCGCCAGCACTGGTAGAGCGCCGAGCACCAGCCACAGGGCCAGCTTGATGTAAACCCAGACGGGCAGGGCGCTGAACAGGCCCATTTTAGCCAGCATTCCGAATCCGGAGACCAAGCTGATGAGCAGGCCTGTGCCGTGCCATTTCATGGAGGACTTGGCACCTTCCGTGGAAAGCAGGGCTCCAAAACCGATGAAGACTAGAATAAGACCGACAAGATGAAGAATGTGATAAACTGCGAGTGGCATGGTGGTGAGTGAATCTTGCCACGTTACATGCGTTGCGACAACCTTGGTTTGGTTATTCGGCATTTTCTGAGCACTTAGCGCCCAGGCCAACCCAGTTTTTGAGACAGGCTATCAGCATGCCGCTGAACAATACAGCCGTACTTGGCTAGGGAATGGATGGGCAGGCGGTCCACGGGTCCTGAAATCCATAGCGCCGCCACGGGCTGACCGTGATGATCAAAAACAGGGGCTGCTGCACAGGTGAAGCTCTCGCTCTCCTCCGCCTGATCCAGGGCGAAACCCTGGGTTTTGACGCGGCTTAGCTCTGCGCGAAATGCGCGGGCGGAGGTAAGGGTGCGAGGCGTTTTTTTCTGAAAGCGAATCTGCTGGATGAGCAGGTCGCAGGCGGGTTTTTCCAAAAAGGCGAGCATTGCCTTCGCTGGGGCGGCTGTGTGCAGGGGAAAGGCATGGCCCACCTCCACCACGACCTTGACCGGATGAAGCGAAACAGACTGATCGAGGACCACACCCTGGTGACCGGACAGGCTGCCGATGAGTGCTGTTTCTCCCGTCTCATCCCGCAGCGCCGTGAGCACGGGCCACGCCGCTTGCAGTAGGCTCTCACCGCCCATGGCCGCATGGCCCAGGCTCAGCAGCTTGCGGCTGGCGCGGTAGCTCTTGGTCCTCACATCCCTCATGGCATACCCGCGCAGCGTCAGCGTGGTGGCAATGCGGAAGACAGAGTTTTTAGGCATTTTGAGCTTCTCCGTCATCGCCGTGAGAGTGAGCCCGCCCGGCTCTTGCACCAGTAGCTCCAGCAAGTCCAAAGTCCGGTCCAGGATGGGCACCCGATAGCGCTCTAGGGAGGGCGTGTCTGGGGTGGGTTTTTTATATTTCATCGTTGTTTGTTATTTCAACACAGGTTTGATATTGCAAACAGAAAGAAAGATGACTGATCTTCTGTGCGATTCATTCTTTCAAACATGAGTTCAATGAACAACAGAACAGTCATCGTCACAGGCGGCTCTCGCGGTTACGGAGCCGGCATTGCAGAGGCATTTATAAAAGCAGGTGCAAGTGTGTGGATCACTGGACGCAATGAACAGGTGCTCAATGCAACGGCCCAGCGCATCGGCGCGCATGCCTTCGTCGCTGATGTGGCGGATGGCGCAGCCTGGGACCGTCTTATGGAAACGGTGATGAAGGAGACAGGTCGGCTGGATGTATTGGTGAACAACGCCGGGGAAGGGGTGAAGATCGGACCGGTGAGTGCTTTGCAGGATGCGCACCTCGTTCAATCCATCGCCAGCAATCTCACCGGGGCCATGCTGGGCTGTGCGCGGGCGGCGGGCATCATGCAGAGGCAGGGTAGCGGGCTGATCGTGAATATCGGCAGCGCCTGCTCGAAACATGCCTGGCCAGGATGGAGTGTGTATTCGGCAGCCAAGGCAGGATTGCTCATGTTTAGCAAATGCTTGCTGACCGAATTGCGCCCTCATGGGATCCGGGTGACCAGCGTACTGCCTTCCTGGGGGCAGACGGATTTCACGGATGCCGCAGGTCTGCCTCCCCGGGATGCGGACATTCTTTCACGCTGCATTTCCCCAGCAGATTTGGGGCACGTCCTTGTTGGTTTGGCTGAGGCTCCCGCGCACCTGGTCACTGAAGAACTCACCCTCTGGCCCATGGTGCAGCCCATGACACAACTATGAAATCTTTCCTTTTTACTCTTCTGCTGCTTTCCGGTGTGGCCCGCTCGGAGGTCATCCAAACGGATCTGCTCATCGTCGGTGGCAATGAATCTGCCTGTGCAGCGGCTGTGCAGGCAGCTCGGCTGGGGGTGAAGAAGATCGTGTTAGTGAATGACATCCAGTGGCTGGGCGGGCAGTTCAGTGCCGAGGGAGTAGGCTGTCTGGATGAATGGACCACCGTGGGCGGCAAGCGCGTGAATTTTCCCCGCAGTGGCCTGTTCGCTGAAGTGGTGCAGCGCATCCGGGCACACAATTCCGCCACCTATGGCAAGGCCACCCCCGGCAATGCCTACTGCGGTACGGACACGATTGAACCTGCGGCGGCGGCTGGAATTTTTGAGGATCTGTTGAGGCCGTATGTGGAGAGCGGAGTATTGCGGATCGAGCGCGACTGGGAGCCGGTGAAGGTGAGTGTCATCGACGGAAAGGTGACGGGTGTGGACTTTCAGCATACCCAGGGCAAGCCGGAATCCCTGACCGTGAACGCACGCCTAACCATGGATGCTTCTGACTGGGGCGATGTCATCCGCCTCAGCGGAGCGCGTTACGGGGCCGGGCCGGACCTCCGATCACGTTTTCATGAACCTAGCGCACCGGAGGCTTATGATGAAGCCGGCCGACAAGAGATGAATCCGCTCTCCTGGTGCGTGGTTTTGCGAGAGGCAGGCAAGGCCAGTGTCATCCCACCCCCTGCCACTTATGATGCGCGTTCGTTCGCCGCCGTGGACAAAACACGTCCCTGGGTGGATAGCGACATGAGCGCAGGCATTTACGCCAGCAGCGGCTGGAGCATTTATACCCATCGCAGGTTGGTGGACCGCTGGCACAACGGTTTCGCCCCCGGAACGGAGGCCACGTTTTTAAACTGGCCGGTACAAGACTATCCGTTATGCCAGCTTCCGCAGCCCGTGGTGGAGGCGCTGGAAAAGACCGAAGTCGGTGCATCGAAGAAAAACATCGTGGACCTCACACCTGCACAACGGCGGATCATCTTCACTGATGCCAAAGCCCATGCGCTTAGCTTTCTGCATCATCTGCAGACGAAGGTGCATGAGCGTGTGGGGGATTTTCCCCAGTCTTTCCGCTACATGGAGCTGACGGATGAATTTGGCACCCCCGACCGGCTGCCGCCGAAACCCTACATCCGCGAGGGGTTGCGACTGGAAGCCCTGGCAATGCTGAACGAAAACCACATCCGCGCCGATTCGAAAGAGCCCAAATGGGCCAATGTGCTGGCAGTAGATTCCATCCTGGGTTTTCAGTTCAACATTGATTTCCACCCCACCCGCCGGAAGTTTCTCACAGAAGACCGCAACGGTCCCTGGCAGTATGTGCACACGGAGTCCCGTGGCTGGCACACGGATACGGACCGGGCCACCTTTCCGCTGCGCGGCCTGGTGCCGGTGGAGATGAATGGTTTGTTAGGCGCAGGGAAAAACATCGGCGTCAGCAGCGTGGTGCAGTCGGCCCTGCGCCTGCATAACCAGATGATGCTTATCGGCCAGGCCAGCGCCACCCTGGCCTGGATGTCCCTGCGGGAGGAAAGCCAGCCACGCCAGGTGGTAGCCTCCATGCCGCTGGTGCGTGAGCTTCAGCAAAAACTGGTACGCGGTCACGGTGGGCCAGGTGTGCTCATATTCCCGTGGCAGGATGTACTGCCGGAGGATGCCCATTTTGAAGCGGCCAACTTGCTCGCCGTGCGGCTCATCTGGTTGCCGGAGACGGACAGCGTGTTTTTTCAGCCCACGAAAATTGTCACCCGTCGTGAACTGGCCGGCATTCTGGCCCGGCTGTATCGGGCCACACGGCAGCCGAAAGACCAGTTTCAAAGAAAAGATGCAAATTTCCTCGATGTGCCAGCCGCTGACACGGACCGCGCTGATATCAAGGCACTTGTATCCTTAGATGAGGGTGGTCCTCAAAAGGCCTCCTTGGATCCTGACGGAAAGGTCACCTGGAGCACGCTGCATCGCTGGCTCACCGCGCTGGGGCTGCCTGCATCGCCAGGACTGCTGGACAAAGATCGCGGGGCCCACCTGCTGACGCGTGCGGAATGTGCCCAGCATCTCTGGCGCGCGCTTTCTCTCAGTGAAGAATGGTTTCCTGATACCAGTCCCGCAGCCGATCCTGAGGACATGCTGCCCTTTGATCAGGAGAATGACAATGTCCCCGACCGCCTACAGCCTCCGCGTTAAAAGCTTTGCCGCCCGGTACCTCATCAGCCGCGTAAAGGTGACATGCATCTCCGCGAATTCCGCCAGTCTCAGGTTCTGCCCATCCCGCTGGAGCAGGCCTGGGCTTTCTTTTCCAATCCAGCCAATCTCAATGACATCACCCCGCCGGACATGCGCTTCCAGACACTGGGCGGGGATGTCTCACCCGTGCATCCTGGGCAGCTCATCTGGTACCGTCTGCAACTGGCCCCCTTCATTTACCGCACCTGGGTGACGGAGATCAAGCACGTGGTCCCCGGCTCCTATTTCCTGGATGAGCAGCGCTTCGGTCCCTACAAGCTCTGGCATCATCGCCACAGTTTCCGCGCCCTTTCGGACACCAGCACGGAAATGACGGATCATGTGGTGTATGCGCTGCCCTTTTGGCCATTCAGTGAAATCGTCCATGCCCTTTATGTGCAGCCGATGCATGAAAAAGTGTTTCACTACCGCCAGCAGGAACTGGTAAAACGTTTTGGTTCCTGATCCATGAATACTGTTCCTGTCACCTGCCCCTCCTGCTTTGAGGAGTTCGAAGTCCCCGCCCCCTTCGTCACGGAGACGCCTTGCGATGTGGACTATGATTGCGAAGTCTGCTGCCGCCCCATGCGCATTTCCTTTGATGATGAGGATGGGGAAGTAGTGGGCCTGGCATACGGCCTTAACGATTGAGCTCCTTTACGGATGCAGCTCAAAGATACCTTCGATCTCCACTGCAATCTGCCCCGGCAATGACCCCATGCCGACAGCACTGCGCGCACCGATGCCATTTTCTTCACCCCAGATCTGCGCAAAAAGTTCGCTGCATCCATTGATCACCTTGGGATGGTCCGAAAATTCGGGTGTCGAATTCACCATGCCCAGCAGTTTCACCACACGTTTGACACGGTCCAGGCTGCCCAGCTCCTTCTTCAGGGTCGCCAGCATGGCCAGTCCCGTTTGCCTGGCGGCTTCATGTGCCTCGGCCAGATCCAGGTCTTCACCCACCCGGCCTCGCGTCATTCCTCCATCCGCCAGGTAAGGGCCGTGGCCAGAAACGTACGCCACGTTTCCCACGATGACGACCGGCTTGTAAATACCTCCCTTGGGCGGGGCAGGAGGCAGCGTGAGATCCAGGGCTAATAGTTGGGCTTCGGCGGACATGTTCCGAAAATAACGAACTCCCTCGGCAATCTCAAGACCACAATCCAAGCCGCCGCTGAATCTGTGAACTGTCGCCATTTAGAAACGCGATCGCATGTACCACAATCCGTCGTCCTTCAACGGCATAAAACAGCCCAATATCTCGCTTACCGATCAGCAAGCGTCTGAATGGCGGTTCATACATTGGAGCCATTTCTGGGAAAGAGCGGAGCAATTCAAGTGCGCTATCTACCACCACAATAAAATGGTCCCCAGCTTGTTCTGAATGTTCCTCCATCCAATTATAGAGCTTTCGAAGATCCGCCTCACCATCAGCCGTCCAAATCAGCTCTGGACGCTTCATCGGGCGGTAAGCCGGGCTTTAACGTCATCCCAGGTGGAAACAGCCTCTGGCTGTGTCTGGTATTTTTCAAGGCGCTCGCGAAGCATCTGCACCATTTCAGGGTCCGTATCGCCTTCTTCATTGACAATGTTTTCGCGCCATAGCTCCGCCGCGAGGATGAGGCGTTCATCCGAAGTCAATTTTGTCAGAGCTGGGATGGATTCCAGGACCATGCGTGAATTAGTAGCACATCCTCGTCCTACTGTCACGCATCGTTAAACAAGTGCCGGTTTTTCCAAAAGTAACTGAAGCCGGAGACCAGGGTCAGCGCGGTCGTGAAATAGATGATGAATCCTCCCACCCACACGTGGAGAGTAGAGGGCGCAAACACGGGTTTTAGGAAGCCAAAAAGTGGCTCATTCGAGGCCGCACTCAGCATGAAATAAAGCACAGTGATGATCTGCCAGACCATCTTGTGTTTACCCAGCTTTTCCGCCGCCAGCACAGCTCCCTGGCCAGCAGCGATCTGGCGGATGCCCGTCACAAAAAACTCACGGGACAGGATGGCGATAGTGATCCAGGAGGGGATCGTTTTATCCACGGAGAGGAGGATGAAGGCGGCAGCGATGAGGATCTTGTCCGCCAGCGGATCAAACAGCTTGCCAAAATTTGTCACCAAATTCCGGTCCCGGGCGATTTTGCCATCCAGGTAATCCGTGTAGCTGGCGATGCCAAAGATGATGACGGCGATGGAATACGAACTCGCCCAGGGAAGGTAAAAACAGGCCACAAAAAACCCGGTAAGCACCAGACGTGCGAGGGTGAGTTGATTGGGCAAGTTCATCGTGGGGGTAAGATGTCTCCTTGTGTTACCGGGAAAAGCCCCCTCCTGTCAATGGAAGGCTTCGGTTTGTGACGGAATCGTCAGTCTACTCATACATTTTTCAGCCAGGGTTGCAGGAGTTCCTTCAATTGCTTCCTTGCCCGGTAGAGCCGCATTTCCACCACCTTTTCTGACGTCTCCATAATGGTGGCGATCTCCGAATGGGTCATACCTTCGTAGGTGGACAGGATTAGCGTTTCCTTTTGTTCCGGGGGCAGTTTTAAAATGGCCGCGCGCACGGCCTCCGCACGTTCCTCCTGTTCCATATGGCCGCTCGGGCAGGGCTGTCCACATGGTAGTGGCAAGTCAGAGACCTGCTCAGGCTCCAGGAGGGTCACCGGATGGCGCTTTTGCCAGCGTGCGTGGTTTCGGGCCAGATTCGTGGCGATGGCGAAGAGCCACGTGGAAAATTTTTGGGCCGTGCGGAAGCGGTGCCGGTGTTTATAAACGCGCACAAAAGTCTCCTGCGCCAGATCACACGCCGTCGCATGACTGCCGCATAGACGATCCAGATAACTGGTCAGGCGCACGTTCCACCGCCGCATCAGGACGTTTAGCGCCGGGTCGTTCCCCCCGGCCAGCGCGATCATGAGATGTCTGTCCTCGTCGTCCTCGGGGGCAGTCATTGAAGAGGGGTCACCTGAGAGCGCAGTTTTTGCAGCTCAGGAGGGTTGATGACTTCAGGAAGGATATCCGCAAGGAAGCGTTCTCCCTCGGCAGGCGGCATCAGGGCAGCGACTGTCCTGAGGTGCTGCACCATATTATCCAGGCAGTTTTCACAAACTGCCTTTTCACGGCTCAGAGCAGCGGATTTCTGTTCGCGGGACGTTGGATTTCTGCTCCGTTGGATCAATGGCCGGTGGGCGCGCTTCATCGTCGCACACATCTCATCACAGCGGAGAAAGTAATCCTGGTGCAGTCTGGCGATCTTTCCATAGGCCTCGTCCGGGATCTTGTATTCCTGCCTCAGCCACTCCAGGCCGATCTCCTGGGGGGAAGGTGGCTTCGGCCGCAGATGGATCACCAGCTCATGTGCCGAATAGGCCAGGATGATCACTGCCAGGGCCATGAAGAACAGTTTTTCGCGGACGTTCATGCCTCAGTGCGATGCCAGGTGCTGGGAGGCGAATGGGCTGATGGAGTGTACATAAGCCTCATGAGGATTGAGCCGGCTTGGCCGTGTCTCCATCCATGCCATGCCGGCCCCGATGAAAATCGAAGTCACGGCTGCTACCATCCAGCCGCGGGGTTGGATGAGAAAGCTGGATAGTTTTTCCCATAAACCCGGGTCCGCCTCATCTGCAGCGATGCGTGCCCACACCTCCCTTTGAAAGGAAGGCGGGGCCTCCCCAGGCACCTGCCATTGGGACAGCAGCTCGTCGAGAGGATCGTCGGGTGTGTTCATGGCAGGTGTGGGGTGTGTTGGCATCAGGCAAGCCAGTTCGGCGATCCATGCAAGAGCCTAGCGCACCTGGGCGATTTGCAGCCCGGTTTTGCTGGCCATGGGGGTTGTGGAGTGATGGTAGCGCACTGCACCGTTGCCGCTGGCTGGCCTTTGGGTGCGGGTGTCTGTCCAGCTGATGCCGGTCCGGCCCTGGACTGGATTTGGGGAGGAATGATAACGACGGCCGGCTGAGTCCGTGTTCGGGGTGGAGCAGCTCACGCCGGTCATCATCAGGGCAGCCGCAGCAAAGGAGAGGGTCAGTTTCTTCATGGTCGTAGTTAGGTGGTTAGGTTGGTTGGATGAAGACGCTTGGTTGGTTCGTCTTCATCGGGTGCTACCCCGCCGCTCCACTGACCCCTCAAACTTTTTTCACTTTTTCCCCACCACCCGCTGAAACCACACCCGCGCCATTCGCCTTTCCGCGATGTCACGCAGCACCCAGGCATCGCTGTGATTGCGGTAGTAAAGGGGGACAAAAGTCCAGTCGCCAGCCACCCCGGTATTATTCAGCCATTCCTCAGTAGCGGCCGTGGACATTTCCTGGCTGATGAACTGCGGCCGCCCATTCAGACGCTTTAGCCGCGTCAGAGCGGAGGCCCGGTCCGCATGGGCATACGGCCAGCCGACGTTCACCCCATCATAGTGACTGTGGCAGATGAAGCCGCACCACAACCGGGCAATTTCATCGTCATGCAGGCCGATGTAATTGCACCCGATGCTGCCGCGCGAAAAGCCCGCCAGGACCACCCGTGCTGGGTCCCCGCCGTATTTCAGGCACACGTCTTTCACCGTCGCCAGACAGTAGCGTTTGGTCTCCTCCACATCGCCCCACCACTGGGTGGCGTTGCGCATCGTGCCTTCGGCTTTTTCCACATAGGGCAGGCACAGCCATAGACAGCCCTGGCCACTGGTGATGCCGTAGCCCAGGCGGCTGCCCTCCACTGTGCCATCGCAGGTATCGCCGAATTTACCCCTGTACCCGCCATTGCCCGCGTATTCCACGATCACCGGCAGGCTCTTCCCTGCCTCCCAGTCGGTCGGCAGGTATAGCGCATGATGCACCTTCGTCCCCTCCCAGCCGACGGTCGTCTGAATCACTCGTTTGCCAGCCCCCGCCGCTCCTTCGCTGATGGCAGGAATGACCAGATCCACAGACACATTGGCCAGATCTGGAAGCGTGATGTCTGCTCTGGATAAATGCGGGCAGAACAGGAGGATAGCAAAAGTCACTCCGAGCCGGGCTTGATGGATCATTCCTTTACAACGTTGGCGCCGCCGCCAGCTATGCGGCTTTCGTTCGCTTTTATTTAAGCCCCCTGTCTTTTCCACACCCGCCTAAAATCATCCGCATACGTATCCATAAGCCTATGCCCCCGCTTCTCACGGTCACTCATCCCAAAGGTATTTACCTGCCTGAGGCGGACCTGTGGCTGGACCCGCACTTCGGCGTGGAGCGGGCCTTTATCTCCCATGCCCATAGCGACCACGTTGCGCGGCATCAGCTCACCTTTTCCTCGGAGCTTACCTTGGAGCTGATGCGTGCGCGATACGGGGTCAAAGAAAGCAGCTCCTTTCAGGCCCTGCCCATGCGCCAGGTGTTTGAGTGGGAGGGCTGGAAGTTGCGGCTTTTCCCTGCCGGTCACATCGTCGGCTCCGCCATGCTGCATCTCACCCGCATTGCGGATGGTGCCACCCTGCTTTACACCGGGGATTATAAGCTGCGGCAGGGACTCAGTTCGGAGCGTTGTGAGCTTCTGCATGCGGATACACTCATCATGGA encodes the following:
- a CDS encoding SDR family oxidoreductase produces the protein MNNRTVIVTGGSRGYGAGIAEAFIKAGASVWITGRNEQVLNATAQRIGAHAFVADVADGAAWDRLMETVMKETGRLDVLVNNAGEGVKIGPVSALQDAHLVQSIASNLTGAMLGCARAAGIMQRQGSGLIVNIGSACSKHAWPGWSVYSAAKAGLLMFSKCLLTELRPHGIRVTSVLPSWGQTDFTDAAGLPPRDADILSRCISPADLGHVLVGLAEAPAHLVTEELTLWPMVQPMTQL
- a CDS encoding IclR family transcriptional regulator translates to MKYKKPTPDTPSLERYRVPILDRTLDLLELLVQEPGGLTLTAMTEKLKMPKNSVFRIATTLTLRGYAMRDVRTKSYRASRKLLSLGHAAMGGESLLQAAWPVLTALRDETGETALIGSLSGHQGVVLDQSVSLHPVKVVVEVGHAFPLHTAAPAKAMLAFLEKPACDLLIQQIRFQKKTPRTLTSARAFRAELSRVKTQGFALDQAEESESFTCAAAPVFDHHGQPVAALWISGPVDRLPIHSLAKYGCIVQRHADSLSQKLGWPGR
- a CDS encoding SRPBCC family protein produces the protein MHLREFRQSQVLPIPLEQAWAFFSNPANLNDITPPDMRFQTLGGDVSPVHPGQLIWYRLQLAPFIYRTWVTEIKHVVPGSYFLDEQRFGPYKLWHHRHSFRALSDTSTEMTDHVVYALPFWPFSEIVHALYVQPMHEKVFHYRQQELVKRFGS
- a CDS encoding prolyl oligopeptidase family serine peptidase, producing the protein MKTLFFCLMSATAFAQPLKYPDTRQDASVFDDYHGTRIADPYRWLEDDNSEETKAWVKAQNEVTFGYLNKLPKRDELRSRLEKLWNYERVGAPFEEGGRWFFNRNSGLQNQSVFYVTESLDSEPRILLDPNTLSKDGTTSLTETAPSPNGKLLVYGLSKAGSDWQEFRVKDIDTGEDREDVLEWIKFSGASWAKDSSGFYYSRYPQPKEGAALTEANKNQKVYFHKLGTPQSEDRLVYERPDQPDWGLHAYVTDDGRYLTFTVTEGTDPKKRIFYQDLDAPDGKVIELLNDFDASYGFIDNVGSLFYFRTDLDAPRYRVIAIDVTQPARENWREILPHTADKLDGVSIVGDQLLCEYLKDARSNVRAFDLEGKLIRQVELPGIGTIGGFGGRRRDLETFYSFTSFTTPGAIYRYDIATGKSTLYRQPKVDFDGSLYETKQIFATSKDGTRVPMFIVHKKGLKLDGNNATLLYGYGGFNISLTPSFSIGRTVWLEMGGVYAMANLRGGGEYGADWHRAGTKLTKQNVFDDFIACAEHLQKEGYTSPKKLAIMGGSNGGLLVGACMTQRPELFGAALPAVGVMDMLRFHNFTIGWAWKSDYGSSEKADEFQALHAYSPLHNLKPGTRYPATMVTTADHDDRVVPAHSFKFAARLQECQAKDGPPVLIRIETSAGHGAGTALKKVIEETADEWAFLHQVLEME
- a CDS encoding addiction module protein; its protein translation is MVLESIPALTKLTSDERLILAAELWRENIVNEEGDTDPEMVQMLRERLEKYQTQPEAVSTWDDVKARLTAR
- the pgsA gene encoding CDP-diacylglycerol--glycerol-3-phosphate 3-phosphatidyltransferase, with the protein product MNLPNQLTLARLVLTGFFVACFYLPWASSYSIAVIIFGIASYTDYLDGKIARDRNLVTNFGKLFDPLADKILIAAAFILLSVDKTIPSWITIAILSREFFVTGIRQIAAGQGAVLAAEKLGKHKMVWQIITVLYFMLSAASNEPLFGFLKPVFAPSTLHVWVGGFIIYFTTALTLVSGFSYFWKNRHLFNDA
- a CDS encoding RidA family protein; this encodes MSAEAQLLALDLTLPPAPPKGGIYKPVVIVGNVAYVSGHGPYLADGGMTRGRVGEDLDLAEAHEAARQTGLAMLATLKKELGSLDRVKRVVKLLGMVNSTPEFSDHPKVINGCSELFAQIWGEENGIGARSAVGMGSLPGQIAVEIEGIFELHP
- a CDS encoding CPXCG motif-containing cysteine-rich protein — translated: MNTVPVTCPSCFEEFEVPAPFVTETPCDVDYDCEVCCRPMRISFDDEDGEVVGLAYGLND
- a CDS encoding FAD-dependent oxidoreductase; its protein translation is MKSFLFTLLLLSGVARSEVIQTDLLIVGGNESACAAAVQAARLGVKKIVLVNDIQWLGGQFSAEGVGCLDEWTTVGGKRVNFPRSGLFAEVVQRIRAHNSATYGKATPGNAYCGTDTIEPAAAAGIFEDLLRPYVESGVLRIERDWEPVKVSVIDGKVTGVDFQHTQGKPESLTVNARLTMDASDWGDVIRLSGARYGAGPDLRSRFHEPSAPEAYDEAGRQEMNPLSWCVVLREAGKASVIPPPATYDARSFAAVDKTRPWVDSDMSAGIYASSGWSIYTHRRLVDRWHNGFAPGTEATFLNWPVQDYPLCQLPQPVVEALEKTEVGASKKNIVDLTPAQRRIIFTDAKAHALSFLHHLQTKVHERVGDFPQSFRYMELTDEFGTPDRLPPKPYIREGLRLEALAMLNENHIRADSKEPKWANVLAVDSILGFQFNIDFHPTRRKFLTEDRNGPWQYVHTESRGWHTDTDRATFPLRGLVPVEMNGLLGAGKNIGVSSVVQSALRLHNQMMLIGQASATLAWMSLREESQPRQVVASMPLVRELQQKLVRGHGGPGVLIFPWQDVLPEDAHFEAANLLAVRLIWLPETDSVFFQPTKIVTRRELAGILARLYRATRQPKDQFQRKDANFLDVPAADTDRADIKALVSLDEGGPQKASLDPDGKVTWSTLHRWLTALGLPASPGLLDKDRGAHLLTRAECAQHLWRALSLSEEWFPDTSPAADPEDMLPFDQENDNVPDRLQPPR
- a CDS encoding type II toxin-antitoxin system RelE/ParE family toxin, with translation MKRPELIWTADGEADLRKLYNWMEEHSEQAGDHFIVVVDSALELLRSFPEMAPMYEPPFRRLLIGKRDIGLFYAVEGRRIVVHAIAFLNGDSSQIQRRLGLWS
- a CDS encoding RNA polymerase sigma factor; its protein translation is MTAPEDDEDRHLMIALAGGNDPALNVLMRRWNVRLTSYLDRLCGSHATACDLAQETFVRVYKHRHRFRTAQKFSTWLFAIATNLARNHARWQKRHPVTLLEPEQVSDLPLPCGQPCPSGHMEQEERAEAVRAAILKLPPEQKETLILSTYEGMTHSEIATIMETSEKVVEMRLYRARKQLKELLQPWLKNV